The following are encoded in a window of Pseudomonas multiresinivorans genomic DNA:
- a CDS encoding SDR family oxidoreductase: MDKVMLITGASRGIGAATALLAAERGYVVAINYRREREAAEALVAQITGAGGKALAFAADVADESDVLHLFREVDEAFGRLDVLVNNAGILERQMRLEDMDVVRLQRVFAVNVTGTFLCCREAIKRMARKHGGNGGSIVNVSSMASRLGSPNEYIDYAAAKGAVDSLTIGLAKEVAAEGIRVNAVRPGLIKTEIHASGGEPGRVERLQAAIPLGRGGEAEEVARAILFLASDESSYSTGSFVDVSGGR; the protein is encoded by the coding sequence ATGGACAAGGTCATGCTGATCACCGGCGCCAGTCGCGGTATCGGCGCCGCCACCGCGCTGCTCGCCGCCGAGCGCGGCTACGTCGTAGCGATCAACTATCGTCGCGAGCGCGAGGCCGCCGAGGCGCTGGTGGCACAAATCACAGGGGCCGGTGGCAAGGCACTCGCCTTCGCCGCTGACGTGGCGGACGAGAGCGATGTGCTGCACCTGTTCCGGGAAGTGGACGAAGCCTTCGGCCGCCTCGACGTGCTGGTGAACAACGCCGGCATCCTGGAGCGCCAGATGCGCCTGGAGGACATGGACGTAGTGCGCCTGCAGCGGGTATTCGCGGTGAATGTCACCGGCACCTTCCTCTGCTGCCGCGAGGCGATCAAACGCATGGCGCGCAAGCACGGCGGCAACGGCGGCAGCATCGTCAACGTCTCATCCATGGCCTCGCGCCTGGGTTCGCCCAACGAGTACATCGACTACGCCGCCGCCAAGGGCGCCGTGGACAGCCTGACCATCGGCCTGGCCAAGGAAGTGGCGGCTGAAGGCATCCGCGTGAATGCCGTGCGACCTGGGCTTATCAAGACCGAAATCCATGCCAGTGGCGGCGAACCCGGGCGCGTGGAGCGCCTGCAAGCGGCGATTCCGCTGGGGCGTGGCGGTGAGGCTGAGGAAGTGGCGCGGGCGATCCTGTTCCTCGCCTCGGACGAATCCAGTTATTCCACCGGCAGTTTCGTCGACGTCAGCGGCGGGCGCTGA
- a CDS encoding TetR/AcrR family transcriptional regulator, whose amino-acid sequence MSDKKAQTRERILSAATSALLQRGPVGPSVGEVMSAAGLTVGGFYSHFESKDALMLEAFRELLAKRREGLKRFDPKLSFAERRALTAQFYLSRKHRDTEEEGCPIPSSLNEVANLPDAFRQTLEEHVELMVAALAGRPEEIDTVLSDMALMIGGLALARALGDGDLSDRVLRAAKKAVI is encoded by the coding sequence ATGAGCGACAAGAAAGCCCAGACCCGCGAACGCATCCTGTCTGCTGCCACCAGCGCGCTGCTGCAGCGCGGCCCGGTCGGCCCGAGCGTGGGCGAGGTGATGTCGGCGGCGGGGCTGACGGTGGGCGGCTTTTATTCGCACTTCGAGAGCAAGGATGCGCTCATGCTGGAAGCCTTCCGCGAGCTGCTCGCCAAGCGTCGTGAAGGGCTCAAGCGCTTCGATCCGAAACTGAGCTTCGCCGAGCGCCGTGCGCTGACGGCGCAGTTCTACCTATCGCGCAAGCATCGCGACACCGAGGAGGAGGGGTGCCCGATTCCCAGTTCGCTCAACGAGGTGGCCAACCTGCCGGATGCCTTCCGTCAGACCCTGGAAGAGCACGTGGAATTGATGGTCGCGGCGTTGGCCGGGCGTCCTGAAGAGATCGACACGGTGCTCAGCGACATGGCCCTGATGATTGGTGGATTGGCGCTGGCCCGGGCCCTGGGTGACGGCGACCTGTCCGATCGCGTCCTGCGTGCCGCGAAGAAAGCGGTGATCTGA
- a CDS encoding tRNA dihydrouridine synthase, with translation MQIALAPMEGLVDDILRDVLTRVGGIDWCVTEFIRINDRLLPPSSFLALAPELAHGSKTRAGVPMRVQLLGSDPQLLAENAVQACELGAPVIDLNFGCPAKTVNRSRGGAVLLKEPELMFSIIEAVRRAVPAHIPVTSKMRLGYDSPDGAIDCARALADAGSAHVVVHARTKADGYKPPAHWEWVAKVADAVKVPVFANGEVWTLEDYHRCRSISGVADIMLGRGLVSRPDLARQIAAWRDGREVVPMPWSEVRVLLDDFWRQARRKLAPRYAPGRLKQWLGMLTRSYPEAVELFAQVRREHDCEVLDRMLQVEIEAAA, from the coding sequence GTGCAGATCGCCCTGGCCCCGATGGAGGGGCTGGTAGATGACATCCTCCGCGATGTGCTGACCCGCGTCGGCGGCATCGACTGGTGCGTCACCGAATTCATCCGCATCAATGACCGACTGCTGCCGCCGTCGTCCTTCCTGGCGCTCGCCCCGGAACTGGCGCACGGCAGCAAGACGCGCGCCGGCGTGCCGATGCGCGTGCAACTGCTCGGCTCCGACCCGCAGCTGCTGGCGGAGAACGCCGTGCAGGCCTGCGAACTGGGTGCGCCGGTGATCGACCTGAACTTCGGCTGCCCGGCCAAGACGGTGAATCGCTCTCGTGGCGGTGCAGTATTGCTGAAAGAACCCGAGCTGATGTTCAGCATCATCGAAGCCGTGCGCCGCGCGGTGCCGGCGCACATCCCCGTGACCTCGAAGATGCGCCTGGGCTACGACAGCCCGGACGGTGCGATCGACTGCGCGCGCGCCCTGGCCGACGCCGGTTCCGCTCATGTGGTGGTGCACGCGCGGACCAAGGCCGACGGCTATAAGCCGCCCGCGCATTGGGAGTGGGTGGCGAAAGTAGCGGACGCGGTGAAGGTGCCGGTGTTCGCCAATGGCGAAGTTTGGACCCTGGAGGATTACCATCGCTGCCGCTCCATCAGCGGTGTGGCGGACATCATGCTCGGCCGAGGGCTGGTTTCACGCCCCGATCTCGCTCGGCAGATCGCCGCTTGGCGCGACGGCCGCGAGGTGGTGCCGATGCCCTGGTCGGAAGTGCGCGTACTGCTCGACGACTTCTGGCGCCAGGCCCGGCGCAAGCTGGCACCGCGCTATGCGCCGGGGCGCCTGAAGCAGTGGCTGGGGATGCTTACCCGCAGTTATCCCGAGGCCGTTGAGCTGTTTGCCCAGGTGCGCCGCGAGCATGATTGCGAAGTGCTGGACCGGATGCTGCAGGTCGAGATCGAAGCAGCCGCCTGA
- a CDS encoding alpha/beta fold hydrolase: MSSLSWVRGINATLGRVAPQWAAGRMRQLFVTPNEHAPRDWELPLLASSERVTLRFGLSALRWGEGPAVLLMHGWEGRPTQFATLIENLVGAGYGVIALDGPGHGRSPGQEADIVLFARALLEAAGELPPLRAVIGHSMGGASALLATQMGLRTETLVTIGAPSNVLGVLRGFSKVVGLPPVARSRFIRMIESRAGIAARQLDVARYQLDFPGLVVHAEDDRYVRVSEAAAIHEAWPQSRLLRLPAGGHHRVMADAAVIDAILELLEAVEEPLPLALVS; this comes from the coding sequence ATGAGCAGTCTGAGCTGGGTTCGAGGCATCAATGCCACCCTGGGGCGCGTGGCGCCGCAATGGGCGGCGGGGCGCATGCGTCAGCTGTTCGTGACGCCTAATGAACATGCGCCGCGTGACTGGGAGCTGCCGCTGCTGGCCAGCTCGGAGCGCGTGACCCTGCGCTTTGGTTTGTCCGCGTTGCGCTGGGGAGAAGGGCCGGCCGTGTTGCTGATGCACGGTTGGGAAGGGCGACCCACCCAGTTCGCCACCCTGATCGAGAATCTGGTGGGCGCCGGTTACGGCGTGATCGCCCTGGATGGGCCGGGGCATGGGCGCTCGCCCGGCCAGGAAGCGGATATCGTGCTGTTCGCCCGTGCGCTCCTTGAGGCGGCTGGCGAGCTGCCTCCGCTGCGCGCGGTGATCGGCCATTCCATGGGCGGCGCCAGCGCCTTGCTGGCCACCCAGATGGGCTTGCGTACCGAAACGCTGGTCACCATCGGTGCGCCCAGCAATGTGCTCGGCGTCCTGCGGGGTTTCTCCAAAGTCGTCGGCTTGCCGCCGGTAGCGCGCTCGCGCTTCATCCGGATGATCGAAAGCCGCGCGGGGATCGCCGCCAGACAGCTGGATGTGGCGCGCTATCAGCTGGACTTTCCTGGCCTGGTAGTTCACGCCGAGGATGATCGCTACGTGCGCGTGAGCGAGGCGGCGGCCATCCATGAAGCCTGGCCGCAAAGCCGGCTGCTGCGCCTGCCCGCTGGTGGACATCACCGTGTGATGGCGGACGCAGCCGTCATCGACGCGATCCTCGAGTTGCTGGAAGCGGTCGAGGAGCCACTGCCCCTGGCCCTGGTTTCCTGA
- a CDS encoding acyl-CoA thioesterase, producing the protein MSWRLPDPFVIDIEVKSEDIDGLGHANNAVYVSWLERCAWRHSQKLGLDLAEYRRLDRAMAVVRHEVDYLAAAYEGDQLQLATWIVESDQRLKMTRYFQLVRPADALTLLRAQTTFVCIELSTGKPKRMPAEFIEGYGRALLSPDTVAAGA; encoded by the coding sequence ATGAGTTGGCGGTTACCCGATCCGTTCGTCATCGATATCGAGGTCAAGTCCGAGGACATTGACGGCCTCGGCCACGCCAATAACGCGGTGTATGTCAGCTGGCTGGAGCGCTGCGCCTGGCGGCATTCGCAGAAGCTCGGGCTGGACCTGGCCGAGTATCGCCGGCTGGACCGTGCCATGGCCGTGGTCCGCCACGAAGTGGACTACCTGGCTGCCGCCTACGAAGGTGATCAGTTGCAGTTGGCGACCTGGATCGTCGAGTCGGACCAGCGTCTGAAGATGACCCGCTATTTCCAGTTGGTGCGCCCGGCGGATGCCCTGACCCTGCTGCGCGCGCAAACCACCTTCGTCTGTATCGAGTTGTCCACCGGCAAACCCAAGCGCATGCCGGCGGAGTTCATCGAAGGTTACGGCCGCGCTCTGCTCTCCCCGGACACCGTGGCCGCCGGCGCGTGA
- a CDS encoding NAD(P)/FAD-dependent oxidoreductase — translation MSHFDFVIIGAGIAGASLAYHLSETHKVLVLEREEQPGYHSTGRSAAMFMEAYGTPQIQALTRASRAFYENPPAGFSEHPILTPRGCLYVGGPEHIELLNQAEATPGVQRISTEEALEFLPCLRADAIIGALYEPDARDLDVHALHQGYLRALRQRGGELRCNRELLSARYANGRWALELSHGEVIQAAQLVNAAGAWADHLAKRCGIRPIGLQPCRRTAFTFPAPDGVDISQWPTVIGIDESFYFKPDAGQLLGSPANADPVEAQDVQPEELDIAIGVHHIEEHTTLAIRRPNHSWAGLRSFVADGDLVIGADAQNPAFFWLAAQGGYGIQSADGVSRLAQSLLLGQPLPESLRQEGVDPQRLTPARLR, via the coding sequence GTGAGCCATTTCGATTTCGTCATCATCGGCGCCGGCATTGCCGGAGCCTCCCTCGCCTACCACCTGAGCGAGACGCACAAGGTGCTGGTACTGGAACGCGAAGAGCAGCCCGGCTACCACTCCACCGGGCGTTCGGCCGCCATGTTCATGGAGGCCTACGGCACGCCGCAGATCCAGGCGCTTACCCGTGCCAGCCGCGCCTTCTACGAGAATCCGCCGGCAGGTTTCAGCGAGCACCCGATCCTCACCCCGCGCGGCTGCCTGTACGTCGGCGGCCCCGAGCACATCGAGCTGCTGAACCAGGCCGAAGCCACGCCCGGCGTGCAGCGCATCAGCACCGAAGAGGCGCTGGAGTTCCTTCCCTGCCTTCGCGCGGACGCCATCATCGGCGCGCTCTACGAGCCCGACGCCCGCGATCTCGACGTCCACGCCCTGCACCAGGGCTATCTGCGCGCGCTGCGCCAGCGTGGCGGCGAATTGCGCTGCAACCGCGAGTTACTCTCAGCTCGATACGCCAATGGCCGCTGGGCGCTGGAACTCAGCCATGGCGAAGTCATACAGGCCGCGCAACTGGTCAACGCCGCTGGCGCCTGGGCCGATCACCTGGCCAAGCGCTGCGGCATCCGCCCGATCGGCCTGCAACCCTGCCGCCGTACCGCCTTTACCTTCCCGGCGCCCGACGGCGTGGATATCAGCCAGTGGCCGACGGTGATCGGCATCGACGAGAGCTTCTACTTCAAGCCCGATGCCGGCCAACTGCTCGGCTCCCCCGCCAACGCCGACCCGGTGGAAGCGCAGGACGTGCAGCCCGAAGAATTGGACATCGCCATCGGTGTGCACCACATCGAGGAGCACACAACCCTGGCGATCCGTCGGCCGAACCACAGCTGGGCCGGCCTGCGCTCCTTCGTCGCCGACGGCGACCTGGTGATTGGCGCGGATGCGCAGAACCCGGCGTTCTTCTGGCTGGCCGCCCAGGGTGGTTACGGCATCCAGTCCGCCGACGGCGTTTCGCGCCTGGCCCAGTCACTCCTGCTCGGCCAGCCGCTCCCCGAATCCCTGCGCCAGGAAGGCGTCGATCCCCAGCGCCTGACCCCGGCGCGCCTGCGTTGA
- a CDS encoding RidA family protein translates to MSDIQRYPSTLPFPFSRAVKAGGFLFLSGQVPMTADGQVVKGDIQTQTEAVMTRIAESLEACGANFSQVVKATVWLSDMSHFAGFNEVYKRYFDQGLPVRSCVASALALGVDVEVEIQAYVGQA, encoded by the coding sequence ATGAGCGATATCCAGCGTTACCCCAGCACCCTGCCCTTCCCCTTCTCCCGCGCGGTGAAAGCCGGCGGCTTCCTGTTCCTCTCCGGCCAGGTGCCGATGACTGCCGACGGCCAGGTGGTGAAAGGCGATATCCAGACCCAGACCGAAGCGGTGATGACCCGCATCGCCGAGAGCCTGGAAGCCTGCGGCGCGAACTTCTCCCAGGTGGTGAAAGCCACCGTGTGGCTGTCGGACATGTCCCACTTCGCCGGTTTCAACGAAGTCTACAAGCGCTACTTCGACCAGGGCCTGCCGGTGCGCTCCTGCGTGGCATCCGCCCTGGCGCTGGGCGTGGACGTCGAGGTTGAAATCCAGGCCTACGTCGGCCAGGCGTAA
- a CDS encoding bifunctional 4-hydroxy-2-oxoglutarate aldolase/2-dehydro-3-deoxy-phosphogluconate aldolase has protein sequence MNLSLDWVLQKARPVMPVLVIDDVALAADLARALYDGGVRVLEVTLRTPQALDAVAEIRRELPEMIIGAGTLIHTEQFQEARDAGAQFAVSPGCTPRLVAAADDAKLPFLPGVMTPSEVLVALEYGYRSLKLFPADGNAAIKMLKSLKAPFAGIRFCPTGGITQENLLNVLRLPNVACVGGTWIAPPSLVRARAWDQITQLASEARALAASLEHAS, from the coding sequence ATGAATCTGTCGCTGGATTGGGTACTGCAGAAGGCTCGCCCTGTCATGCCGGTGCTGGTGATCGACGATGTGGCGCTGGCCGCCGATCTGGCCCGTGCACTGTATGACGGTGGTGTGCGGGTGCTGGAAGTGACCCTGCGCACGCCGCAGGCGCTGGATGCGGTCGCGGAGATCCGCCGCGAGCTGCCGGAGATGATCATCGGTGCCGGCACCCTGATCCACACCGAGCAGTTCCAGGAAGCCCGCGATGCCGGCGCCCAGTTCGCCGTCAGCCCCGGCTGCACGCCGCGCCTGGTAGCCGCCGCCGACGATGCGAAGCTGCCATTCCTGCCGGGTGTGATGACGCCTTCGGAAGTGCTGGTAGCGCTGGAGTACGGCTATCGCTCGCTGAAGCTCTTCCCCGCCGACGGCAATGCCGCGATCAAAATGCTCAAGAGCCTCAAGGCACCGTTCGCCGGCATCCGCTTCTGCCCGACCGGCGGCATCACCCAGGAAAACCTGCTCAACGTGTTGCGCCTGCCCAACGTCGCCTGCGTCGGTGGCACCTGGATCGCACCGCCCAGCCTGGTACGCGCCCGCGCCTGGGATCAGATCACCCAATTGGCCAGCGAGGCGCGCGCGCTGGCTGCAAGCCTGGAGCATGCTTCATGA
- the gltX gene encoding glutamate--tRNA ligase: protein MTTVRTRIAPSPTGDPHVGTAYIALFNLCFARQHGGQFILRIEDTDQVRSTRESEQQIFDALRWLGIEWDEGPDVGGPHGPYRQSERGAIYKQYSDELVEKGHAFPCFCSSERLDALRAEQQARKETPRYDGHCMHIPKEESAKRIAAGESHVVRMKVPTEGVCVVPDMLRGDVEIPWDRMDMQVLMKADGLPTYFLANVVDDHLMGITHVLRGEEWLPSAPKLIKLYEYFGWEQPVLCYMPLLRNPDKSKLSKRKNPTSITFYERMGLLPQALLNYLGRMGWSMPDEREKFSLAEMIEHFDLSRVSLGGPIFDIEKLSWLNGQWIRELSVEDFAKEVQKWALNPEYLMKIAPHVQGRVENFSQIAPLAGFFFSGGVQLDAKLFEHKKLDATQVRQVLQLVLWKLEALRQWEKDRITATIQAVAEHLGLKLRDVMPLMFPAITGHASSVSVLDAMEILGADLSRYRLRQALELLGGASKKEAKEWEKIRDAIGS, encoded by the coding sequence ATGACCACAGTCCGCACCCGTATCGCGCCGTCTCCCACCGGTGACCCGCACGTCGGCACCGCGTATATCGCGCTGTTCAACCTCTGCTTCGCCCGCCAGCACGGCGGTCAGTTCATCCTGCGTATCGAGGACACCGACCAGGTGCGCTCGACCCGCGAGTCGGAACAGCAGATCTTCGACGCACTGCGCTGGCTGGGTATCGAGTGGGACGAGGGCCCGGACGTCGGCGGCCCGCACGGCCCGTATCGGCAGAGCGAACGTGGTGCCATCTATAAGCAGTACAGCGACGAGCTGGTCGAGAAGGGCCATGCCTTCCCCTGCTTCTGCTCTTCCGAGCGTCTCGACGCGCTGCGTGCCGAGCAGCAGGCGCGTAAGGAAACCCCGCGCTACGACGGCCATTGCATGCACATCCCGAAGGAGGAGTCGGCCAAGCGCATCGCCGCTGGCGAATCCCATGTGGTGCGCATGAAGGTGCCGACCGAGGGCGTCTGCGTGGTGCCGGACATGCTCCGTGGCGACGTGGAAATCCCGTGGGACCGCATGGACATGCAGGTGCTGATGAAGGCCGACGGCCTGCCCACCTACTTCCTCGCCAACGTGGTCGACGACCACCTGATGGGCATCACCCACGTCCTGCGCGGCGAAGAGTGGCTGCCCTCGGCGCCCAAGCTGATCAAGCTGTACGAGTACTTCGGCTGGGAGCAGCCGGTGCTGTGCTACATGCCGCTGCTGCGCAACCCGGACAAGAGCAAGCTGTCCAAGCGCAAGAACCCCACTTCCATCACCTTCTACGAGCGCATGGGCCTGCTGCCCCAGGCGCTGCTGAACTACCTTGGCCGCATGGGCTGGTCCATGCCCGACGAGCGCGAGAAGTTCAGCCTGGCGGAGATGATCGAGCACTTCGACCTGTCCCGCGTGTCGCTGGGCGGGCCGATCTTCGACATCGAGAAGCTCTCCTGGCTGAACGGCCAGTGGATCCGCGAGCTGTCCGTCGAGGACTTCGCGAAGGAAGTGCAGAAGTGGGCACTCAACCCCGAGTACCTGATGAAGATCGCCCCGCACGTGCAAGGCCGCGTGGAGAATTTCAGCCAGATCGCTCCGCTGGCCGGTTTCTTCTTCAGCGGCGGCGTGCAGCTGGACGCCAAGCTGTTCGAGCACAAGAAACTCGATGCCACTCAGGTTCGCCAGGTGCTGCAACTGGTCCTGTGGAAGCTCGAAGCGCTGCGCCAGTGGGAGAAGGACCGCATCACCGCGACCATCCAGGCCGTGGCCGAGCACCTGGGCCTCAAGCTACGTGATGTGATGCCGCTGATGTTCCCGGCGATCACCGGTCACGCCAGTTCGGTGTCGGTGCTCGACGCCATGGAAATCCTCGGTGCCGACCTGTCGCGCTATCGCCTGCGCCAGGCGCTGGAACTGCTGGGCGGTGCGTCGAAGAAAGAAGCCAAGGAGTGGGAAAAGATTCGCGACGCCATCGGCTCCTGA
- a CDS encoding Hsp20 family protein — protein MSNVLSLAPLFRQSVGFDRFNDLFESALRSESGSSYPPYNVEKHGDDQYRIVIAAAGLQEEDLELQVERGVLTVNGGKREKASESVTYLHQGIAQRAFKLSFRLADHIEVQGASLKNGLLSVELVRIVPEEAKPKRIAINGQRPAIEG, from the coding sequence ATGAGTAACGTCCTTTCCCTCGCCCCGCTGTTCCGCCAGTCCGTCGGCTTCGATCGCTTCAACGATCTGTTCGAATCCGCCCTGCGCAGTGAAAGCGGCAGTTCCTACCCGCCCTACAACGTCGAGAAGCATGGTGACGACCAGTACCGCATCGTCATCGCCGCTGCCGGCCTGCAGGAGGAAGACCTGGAGCTGCAAGTGGAGCGCGGTGTGCTGACCGTCAACGGCGGCAAGCGCGAAAAGGCTTCCGAGAGCGTCACCTACCTGCACCAGGGCATCGCCCAGCGCGCCTTCAAGCTGTCGTTCCGCCTCGCCGACCATATCGAGGTTCAGGGTGCGTCGCTGAAGAACGGCCTGCTCAGCGTTGAGCTGGTGCGTATCGTTCCGGAAGAAGCCAAGCCCAAGCGGATCGCCATCAACGGCCAGCGCCCGGCCATCGAAGGCTGA
- a CDS encoding helix-turn-helix domain-containing protein, giving the protein MSETAQALPKPQQLDRDEVGARLRAVRKQQKLTLKQLSDLSGVAVSTLSKMELAQVAVSYDKLAAAARALQVDIAQLFRPLPPVGVLAGLKTFVKTRVDDAAGYDTGGYEYYPIAGDFPQRNMTPLYARIFAREVGEFDDYVRHPGQEFAMVVAGRVRIQFETGESVSIGLRETAYFDSSIGHLYLNDGEADEAQVMVVMSESRPAE; this is encoded by the coding sequence ATGAGCGAAACCGCCCAAGCACTACCCAAACCCCAGCAGCTGGATCGAGATGAAGTCGGAGCGCGCCTGCGGGCGGTTCGCAAGCAGCAGAAGCTGACCCTGAAACAGCTCTCCGACCTGTCTGGCGTAGCGGTTTCCACCTTGTCGAAGATGGAGCTGGCGCAGGTCGCGGTGAGCTACGACAAGCTGGCCGCCGCCGCCCGCGCGCTGCAGGTGGATATCGCTCAGTTGTTCCGCCCGCTGCCGCCCGTCGGCGTCCTGGCAGGTCTTAAGACTTTCGTGAAGACTCGCGTCGACGATGCTGCCGGCTACGACACTGGGGGCTACGAGTACTACCCGATTGCCGGCGATTTCCCACAGCGCAATATGACGCCGCTGTACGCGCGCATCTTTGCCCGCGAGGTCGGCGAGTTCGACGACTACGTTCGCCATCCCGGTCAGGAGTTCGCCATGGTGGTGGCCGGCCGCGTGCGGATCCAGTTCGAGACGGGCGAGTCGGTGAGCATCGGCCTGCGCGAGACGGCCTATTTCGACAGCAGCATCGGCCATCTCTATCTCAACGATGGTGAGGCCGACGAGGCGCAGGTGATGGTGGTGATGTCGGAGTCGCGGCCCGCCGAGTAG